The Telopea speciosissima isolate NSW1024214 ecotype Mountain lineage chromosome 11, Tspe_v1, whole genome shotgun sequence genome includes the window CTATAAGCTAGACAAATGCATGAGCCTTCTTGAAATGCTTAGGCATCTTGAGCCACCAACTCTTCTTATCCCTGCATTCAACGAGCACAACAGGCCCAAGCATATATCAGCAATGTTTTACATGCTAATCAAATTCAACTAAAGGAAAATCTGTAGATCCTTAATCCTCCTAAAAGGTTTAAACACAAAAATATCAAACCTAGTTCCTGAAAGCCAGTATTATATTCCTTGCCAAAAAGAGGATTATGATTTCTATTGATCTTTAAAAGAAACAACAGGAATATGGTTTCATCATCTCCTAAAACTGAAGTATTATATTTTAGTAAATGAAAATATAAAGGGAGCTCCCAATTATATATTGTATCCTCCCTGTGTTATTGCAGATAAGATATGGAAAAGCTGacaatttcaaaaaatttcattttgtcCGAAAAACCAAATTCCAGAACGTTGGCTGATTTTGGCCTTAGTTGCAGAGAACACCAGCATAATTTCATTGATGCATGCTAGGAAGGAAATTGATCTTCCGGTGGGTCATACtatgtatttgtttaatttacataTTTTGGAAAACATTAACAGGTCGAAGAGTCTGAGACATGAGGTCTCCAACCTCAGAACCAACATGCAATGTTTACTGCAGATATCTTATATATCTATACCTGCAATTAAAGTAGGAGCCTTTGTTTCCAGCATGGCCCACTAGGAAGAGCTGCCAGTGGCAGCTCAGTTGGGGccaaaattttgtggacaggtagactccaaatttcagcccaaatggagtttgtcaagtggcaaaatagaTCCTTGAAAACTCAGGACTAAGGAATAAATGGTTTGTACAGCGCATTGATCTTTAGCTATTTTAACTATAGAAGATGTACCATGTGACCCAACTGAACAGGAATAAAAGCCGCAGATTATTgtccataaaataaaatctgcaGCTCCTACTGAATAAGATGACCAGGCTACTCAGCATGATTGAGTTGGTTGCACTGACCAACCAATTTTCCAGAGAAGACCTCTCACAATAATAGTTGCCTACAGAGGAACTAGTATTTGATGgcataattcaattaaaaaaaatcatagacacctTAATCTACTTACTTCCCAATAATCTTTTGACAAAATATAGATCTATGTATGAATAATAAATCAAAGTTAAATAACTCACCCATTTACTGGTGCTGATGCATTTCATTCCTTCCCCAGACGGAGTGAAGCGAAACGACTAGATAAATTCTGTTCCTTCAAAGTTGTAGCACTTGAGATTCCCCAACTCATTGGAACTTCCAAATTCCTAGTGACCCGAAGTAGAAAACATGAGATTTTCGGTCCATATAACAGTCAAAGATAATGGTATTATACAAAAACATATTAATCTATGGTCATACCATATAAACAATATTTTGATCTGCCATATCTTAGACACATTTTgcttttaaaatatttgaaaaatacATATTAAGGAGCATGATCATGTAATTACCCTTCAGAACATTTGAACTTGCAGCGGTTAATATCATCTGCTTTATACTTCCCAAAGAAAACATCCAGTCTCTTTGCCAGTTTTGGTATCTCTTCCAATGGTAAAATATCCCAAACTTTCAAGACTTGGATGTACTTGTGATTTTCACTGAGAATATCAACAGTCCAGACAAGATTGAACAACCCATCGATGTTGTATACTTCCAGCAGCTCAGAAGAAATGCCATCCATTAAGTATAGAACTTCCTGCTTCTGGAGATGACGCCATCCACTTGCTAGCTTCATAAATAGAGCAATCACTTCTTTCTGAGTATCAATCTTTCTTATTTTACCCATGGAATTCCAGAAATCATTGGTGAAGCGAACCTGTTGAACATTAAATTAAATGCAACTTGTTATCTAtttggtgagagagagaaagaggtagAGGTTATCAAAACTGGATTTTAATCAATGAAAAGGCTTCTCCCAGGCACACTGCTTGataaatttcatggttttaCAGTCAaagacatttaaaaaaaaattattagatATGGGAATCAATAGCCAGGTAAGTTGCCATTTGATTTTGTAAATTCCTCCTTAGAGAAGGCAAAATTTGAGTCAAAACTTCCCTGTTCCTCTAATACTCAACTGTATGTCGTGTCCCGTTTTCTTATCATTCTTTGAGAATGGCTGTGTAGACATTGAATACTCTCTAGTTCATTTGACATTTAAGTgtaattaaagaataaaagcAGAAAATGTAGGCATACTTGAGCCTAAAcatttaaaactgaaaatacaAACGGAAAATTCTGTTCAACTTTGATAAGTTTATCAAAATGGCCCACTCTCATTGTGCCACATATACAGATGATGTCACTATCggaccattggatagagaagACATGGACTGGATTAGCCATGTGCTaaatttcagactcaaattcaatcaaataccatCATATATGTCTATGCCCACCTACGGTACTCCGACCACAACTGTGCACTATCCTATGATCCTGAATTTTCAGAGCTCTATTTTGTCATTTGCCAAACTCTGTTTTAGCTCAACTTGAACATGTGAGCAACGACCTTGGGATCTACCGGTCCCCAAAACTTGGGCCCCATttgatctgccacatggcagatatttGAGCTGAAAGGTTTTGCCCAAACACAAGACATGATTTTTCAAAGATAATACCATAAACAGGGTTGCAGTTCTTAGGTATGCAGCAGCATCTATAATTATGAACTAGGAAGGGTAAGCCAAGATGGAACACAATAAAGCCAAGCAACATACCTTCCACCTCGCACCATCAAACAGCAGAGAATCCAAACCAAGTAACTTGTCAAATTCACCAAGTTCAACCAGACCCGCAATTATTGCTTCCATCAAGCTCTTGTCCTTATCAGCATCAAAGAAACATCCCCGATTCTTTGCATCAAGGACTAGTTTCCTCCAAATGGAACCACTGTCGATTAAAGTTGGACCATTCCCCAATACCCAGAGGCAGTACCTGCAATGATAACAACCAAGACTCGTAGAAGATCGAAAGAGTTAAACATTATTAACCAAGATATATCCTATGTTCTTGTACCTTGCCCTGGTCAAAGCTACATTCGTACGTTGAAGTTTGTCAAGGAAACCCACCGATCCTTTCCCATTCGACCTGACAGTAGAGATTATTATTACATCCTCCTCGCCACCTTGAAACCCATCAACAGTCCGAACACTGACAGAGAAGTCATTCTGTGTATCATATGTGCCTCCAAGTCTCTCTTTAATCGCAAAAACTTGAGCATTATATGGAGATATTACACCAACACTAAGCTTCTGCCTTGAAGCAACCGATGCTGTAACAGTGTAAATGGATCATGTACATGTATGTTCACATAGTATGTCCAAATAAAAGAATGAGCtatgaaaaaattattttctgATCATTaggtaaaaaagaagaaaaaaatcagtTCAAAGGAAAGTATTCAAAGAATCAATGGTGAAATATACCTTTGAAGAGGCTTTCCACAATCTCAGAAACCACTGCCACCTCCACTATGTTTTTCTTGCCATGCCCATGTCCTTCCGTTCCATAAGCAACATTTATAAATGAATAGGCCCCATACATATTACCTTGAAGGAAGTCTCTTTTATGGCTACTTTCTTTGACCTTTGGAGCATCCAAAATCTGCTTTCTATAGAATTCTGTGTTTGGGAATAAGCTTATTGATGGGTGCATTCTATACTGGGTATTGAGAAG containing:
- the LOC122646056 gene encoding probable helicase MAGATAMA 3; translated protein: MDIHSISNFCLKHAYLIFCTASTSPKLRTDGMTPLELLVIDEAAQLKECESAIPLQLPGIRHAILIGDEQQLPAMVFSKISEEAEFGRSLFERLVSLGHKKHLLNTQYRMHPSISLFPNTEFYRKQILDAPKVKESSHKRDFLQGNMYGAYSFINVAYGTEGHGHGKKNIVEVAVVSEIVESLFKASVASRQKLSVGVISPYNAQVFAIKERLGGTYDTQNDFSVSVRTVDGFQGGEEDVIIISTVRSNGKGSVGFLDKLQRTNVALTRARYCLWVLGNGPTLIDSGSIWRKLVLDAKNRGCFFDADKDKSLMEAIIAGLVELGEFDKLLGLDSLLFDGARWKVRFTNDFWNSMGKIRKIDTQKEVIALFMKLASGWRHLQKQEVLYLMDGISSELLEVYNIDGLFNLVWTVDILSENHKYIQVLKVWDILPLEEIPKLAKRLDVFFGKYKADDINRCKFKCSEGNLEVPMSWGISSATTLKEQNLSSRFASLRLGKE